The Cryptomeria japonica chromosome 6, Sugi_1.0, whole genome shotgun sequence genomic interval TCTTTGAGTATTaatcttttttcttttcttatttgaaAAAATCCATAACTTGAAACACAAAACTTGATGTCAAATTGGTGAGTTGAATTTAATAAGGTGGAAAAGTATTAGGTCAAAATGTTCTCACAAACTCTCTCAAAAAGAAATCGATGCTTGGATCTTAACTAGAAACACCACCATATTGGGGTTTCTAACTCCATTTCAGTTATAGAAGATTTTCTCACAAAGCTAGTTCACTTGGTCCAACTCGTGAAAGGTGAACCGAGAAACTAAGTTATATTATCATTTTATTTAGTTGATTCTCTTTCCATTAACTCATTTTTTTCCATTGAATTTGAACTCttcatttattttcctttgttgCCATAAAGTGGACCATATTACTGCTAGGTTCTCATGCAATAAGAGAAACCCTTTTGCTTGGAGAAAAAAAGAACAAACGCCTATTGTTGTTGAGGAACGTCCATTTAAGATGTGCAAAAGGAAGATAATAGAGAGAAATCTCATGTTGAAAGTAAGGTGATGGATACCTCTTTTAAGATGTCAGGATTAAATGATGGATACATTGGTGGACTTATAAGTCCCAATAAAAGAAATTCAGAGCATAGGGATCCTTACTCTACAATTAAGCAAAAATTGTTAGAATAATTTGACTTCAATCTTCCTTGACTTAGGGTTGGTTGTTAATTAGGATTTGTAGTGTCCTAttatttgttgtctttttgttgttcctcttgattttttgctttttttttgtgcttatcttaataaaaaaatttcaatccCCATCTCctgcaattttttttaaagatggGTGGTGTTTCCCACAATATAGCCAATTTACTTCTCCCTCGAATCCAACTTCAACCAAGGCTTAATATGAAACAAAGAGTGACTTGGTTCAAGTCCAGGTGATTCAACTTGTGCCTTACCATTTGAAAATCAAAAGTAGAGGATACAGCTCAATTTCTAGCTTGGAAGACTATTTACTACAAAATAATTGTTGGAATACGCCTTAGTTTCCTTACTATTCAAGCTATCAAAGATATGCTTAGCCACAAAGAATAGGCTGCCAAACACACCTTTTAGATTTGTAATTATGTACAACAAATTTGGTATACTATTATTATTTCACATTCtactacatttaaaaaaaataaagctGAAGATCTATACTTTTAAGTTTGCATTTTTCATAAAATAAGATATTGGATTTATTTGTCAATGCATTTATATGTACATATAGATGtttagatgtaaagttgttttTCTTTTTAAACACTTTTCTATCAATATGAGTGATGATCATATGTCTTTTCTATTGATGATCATATGTCTTTTCTCTAATATTCTTTTGCAACTATCATATGTTCATTAAGACATTTATGCATTTGTGAAGGTTTTGAAAGGAAATGCTCAATCTCATAATATTATACACTTTACAAAATCTATAGAGAATACCTCAATATAAAATTATAATGTCTTTCAAATTATTTTTTGAATCCAGCCTTTCTTTTATTATGATTACCTTTATTTCTTAATAAAGATTCTatatgttctatatatatatatatcattaaaaaaaaaatttaaatgtcaaAAGATTCCTAGCCAAACTCATCCCTCTTGACAAAGAATTTTAGACAAGACCTCCACCCCACCAAAGATAAACTATATTTAATAGATATAATTGTTTTTAGATGTACATTGTGGCAAAGACTCTGGCAGAGAAAGAAGCTTTGAAATTTGCAAGGGAGCACAATATTGACATGGTTACCATTATTCCTGTCACTGTGGCTGGCAAATTCCTCACCTCTACTGTTCCAAGTAGCGTGCGGGTTCTCATGTCACCGGTCACAGGTAATCAAAACAATATATTCAGCAATTTTTTTATCTGCTTCCATTGTTAAATATGCCAAATTATTAAGAATTGACAAGTGCAGGAGATACAGAGTATTATGAGTTGGCAAAGGCAGTGGAGTTGCGGCTGGGGTGCCTTGCGCTTGCCCACATTGAAGACATCTGTAACGCCCACATGTTTTTAATGGATCATCAGCAACAGATTGCTGGAGAGCGCTACATATGTTGTGCACACAGCTGTAGCATATCCAACCTCAGATGTTTGTTATCACGACATCCGGATCTCAAAGAAAATAGCAGAGAGTAAGTGCAATTCCAGGTACACAGCAGCTTTTTTGgggacattttaaaaaaaaaatgtgggTTACAGATTGATAGAATCCGACTTTCATTATGCTTTCAAAATTTTTACTTCGATAGATGTCGTGACACatcattattaataataatttctaACAATTATAAgtaatcttaaaaaaaataaaattaatctatataattttttaaatctttaaataaattcaaaatattctatATGATGTTTTAGCAGAATTCAATCTCTTAGCCTTGAGTAGTAGGTCGTAAGAATCCAGGAGTGTGGATGGTTTGTTTAGCACTAACTATAACTAGGTGATGTTTATAGGGGTGAAGCATTGACTTCTTGGGAGGTCATTCATCTTAATATCGTCGTTGATTCAAATGCACTTAATCATGGAGCTTGATCTCAAGGAAACCTCCATGATTAAGTGTGCTTGAGTCAAAGTAATATTGGGAGAGTTGAACTCCTAAGAAGTCGTGGTGTTTTGCTTTTGTGAACATTGCTAGACGCAGTGAGTGCTAAGTGAGCCAATCATGCTCATAAGAAATGGGCTCTTGTGAATCACTAATAAAATATAGATTGCAAAATATTGACTCAAATCTGCACACTTGAATTGCGATAAAATATAATCTATTGTGTTTTTAATTCATGCAAGACTTGATCCTTAAGCTCTCAATGTGTCAATTTTATTGTTAGTTAAAAAATTGACGATTATTTGTACATCCAAaatttccaataaaaacatttagaacatttatcctcccaaccaaaaaaatgtttttaattaaatGACCCTTTGCAATCTCACAAAAAATGTTTCTCACAAAAAGTCCCTTGAAAATCAATTCTTACAATAAAAAAGATTAAACCATAGGAGAAATAATAAGGCTATGACACAATGCTAGAAAATTACTTCTCTTATATTTTATAATGTAAAGTGATAAAAAGAGGTTAGGTCTATCttagtaaaattaaaaaaatggtatTTTCTGTTGTGGAGAATCTTagtaaaatgaaaaaaataaatagtATTATGATTTTCTGTTGTCGAGAATCTTagtaaaatgaaaaaaataaacagTATTATGATTTTCTGTTGTCGAGAATCTTagtaaaatgaaaaaaataaacagTATTATGATTTTCTGTTGTCGAGAATCTTagtaaaatgaaaaaaataaatagtATTATGATTTTCTGTTGTTAAGAGGATAAataatttttgattattttttaatatgttaGTATTGGAAGTATAAATCAAAGTTGTATAAATAATCTTTTTCTTTTGACTAAGAGTTAAGAAACGAGTGATTGAATCTCATCTCTTTAAATCATCACAAGTCGAGTAATCAAAAAGACTTGATCCCTTCAATAGACTCTTTGTGAATCGTTTATCACCATTAATAGACTAAAGACCACTTAATTTATATGTTATATTTAAAAAtgtaccaatttttttaaaaatattgggATGCTTATATTACCCCCAAAATTGCTTATATgttttaaaaattacaaaaaaagtaTTAGTCTTGATTTTTGGCAACTATGAATTCATTAACTTTTGACTATCATTGCAAGATGTATCAACCAttgtattttaattaaaaaaataaaattttatgtaGGAATGTGCAAGATCAAGATGGTGAATGTTTAGTGCAAGTTTCATCAAAGAAATTAATGGATTTGGGGTTCCAATACAAGCATGGAATTGAAGAAATATTTAATGACTCAATACAATCGTGGAAAACTATCACAAGTGGCATCATTTCAAATTGATATTTATTGGGTTTTAGGAGGTTTGGTTGtgaaatatttgaattaaaatttcATTGGTAAATTTTGTGTGATAATTTGGATTACACATTGTGATTTATCATTAGGATGAGAAAAAACTTGTCAAATCCAAGTTGACAAATATCCTCAAAATTCATCACTTGTTAAATATTAAAATCTTGGATCAAAATATTCATGTTTTATGTTTGTGAATTTATTACTCTTTCTGATTTATTAAATTTAGTTTTAACATAAATGTATttcaaagtactatgtgtgtgattGTTCATGCAAGAACAAAATACAATTTAAAACGACAAGGGTGCCAATTAAAGTTAGCATGTGACACTAATATACATGGGGAAATTTTGTTGGATGGTAGTGTTCTCTATTGAGCATAATTTAAGTTTGATAGTTATTTACTTGTTTATCATCATAATTTCGATTGTAAAAAATGTGGAGTGGAGATAAAGAGGTTAAAGTGTTGGGCCTTATTAAGAAGACCTGTTTATGTTAGTGAATTTATTACTCTTtcttatttattaaaattaattttaacataAATGTATTTGAAAGTAGTATGTGTATGGTTGTTCATGCAAGAACAAAAGACAATTCAAAAAGACAAGGGTGCCCAATTAAAGTTAGCATGTGACACTAATATCTTTGGGGAAATTTTGTTGGATGGTAGTGTTCTCTATTGAGTACAGTTTTAGTGATTAACATGTTTATCATGGTTTTATTGTAAAATATGTGGAGTTGAGATAAAGAGCTTGAAGTGTTGGGTCTCATTACGGAGACCCAAGATCCAATCTCAAACATGACATCTAAGATGAGATTTCAAGTGATAACTCTTGatctttcattatttatttttagtAAAGTTTTATTTATGCATATAGAAGGGTGGACCCTTACTATTTTATGACCTTGCTTAGCATAAAGATTTTTTTTCTTTATGCATAAAGTTTTCTTTATTAAATGTGATGTATTTTTTAACAACTAATATTGAGAAACCTTGTGTTTTCAAACTTATTTAATAGCCTCCTTTGTCTCCAAAAGCTAAACATTTATCAATCCTAGGCCGACTAAACCTCAATCAAAATATCCTTGTTTAAAATAACAAAACTTTGCTTCCAAAATTCCCTAAAAGGAGCTTTACTCCTATCATTTTCACATCATGCACTCAAGTTTCTTGTATTGAAGTTTTACTTTGCTATCTTCGAACTTTGGAGCCTTGGAGCATTGGTTAACTATTGGAGCATCGATATGAAGATTTGAAGCTAGATTATGCAACATTTTGAAGCCATAGAAAGCTTTGTGTCATGTCAATCCtcccttcttcttctctcatagCCTTTCTTCCTCACCAATTCACATGGTTCTCTCTTGAAtttgttttttctctttttcacTCCAACCTTTAAATATATACAAATTGTGTTGCCTTTTGTTTCCATTCGTCTCATTTCTTTCTCCTATCAATCCCTCGGTTTCCTTCTATCTATTTTATATTGCTAAGCACATAAGATTTATATTTGATAAGTTGGTGAaagaaattaaaattctttaatatattgattcatctcccctcTCCTTGCTCTCAGTATATTTGAGTGCTCTTCAATTGGTATTAAAATAGGTTCCTTCGATCATAGCCTAAATGCTTGAAGGGAGATCCATAAGAGCACAAATGAACAAACTAGAAATAAATAGTTTCTCCTCAAACAAGGCATAACTATTTGATGGAACAAAATATGCCTTTTGGAGCATTAGAATGGAAGCCTACTTAAATGCTATAGGTTTTGATGTTTGGCAATTTGTGGTGGATGGTTACACACCACCTTCAACTCCTCAAATGATCAAGCTAGTAAGAAGAAAAGTGAAAACAATGCAAAAGATAAACATGCAATCATATGTGGGCTAGCAGATTCAAAATTCACAAAAGTTGTGCATTGCAAGTCAACAAAGGAAACATGGAATAAATTGAAGAACATATATGAAGGATGATAAAGTAAACAAGGCAAAGTTACAAACTCACCAAAGAAAATTTGAAAGTCTTAAAATGAGAGAAAATGAAAACATAGCCTCTTGTCTATTGTGTTGATGAGATTGTGAATACTATTGAAGAAGATTTAATTGTTCAAAATATCTTAAGATCCTTGCCATCGAGGTTTAATTCCAAAGTATCAGCAATTGAAGAAATGAAAGATCTAGATCAATTAAAAAAGGATGAACTGCATGGGATCCTCACTGCGTACGAAATGAGGATTGAAGATAAACCATCACAAAAAGAGGTATATTTTAAAGCATCTAAAAAGGGAAGAAGCAAAAAGTATGCACCAAGCGAAAGTTCAAGTAGTGAATTAGATGATGTAGAAGCCTATTTCGTGAGAAAGTTTTAAAAGGGCAATGGGAAATATGAAGGAAACTTTCATTTTAAATGTTTCAAGTGCAACAAAGTTGGACATTATGCTTCCAAATGTCCTAAAAATGATAGTGGCAGtggtgaagatgaaaaagaaacatgttaaaagaagaaaggaaagaagaattaCAAGCATAGCCAAAAGAAGAACTTCCAAAAAAATAAGAAGAATTTTTATTCAAAGAAAGGTAGTAGCTCATCAAAAGAAAGTAATGACGATTGTTCAAGAAGTGTTGAAGGAGAAATACTTTTTATAGCAATGGAAGacaaaaataaagaagaagaagatctaaATGAGGCACgcaatgaagaagaggaagatgatCTCAAGGAAGAACTCCACTATGCATacaaacaaaatgaaaaacttAAAAAGAAAATCTCAAATCACAAGATCGAATTTCAAGAAGTTTCTGAAACCCTTGAAATATCGAACAAGATTATTGAAAATCTGAAAATCCAATTAGAAGAAGCAAAATGTATTGAAGAAGTAATGAAGGGTCAACTAAAAGCAAAGGAAGTTGACTGCAACAATCTACAGTTAGAAATTGTCACCTTAAAGGAGTTAGAAAAATACTAAAAATTTGATAAAAGCACCAAGAAACTAGATAAGCTTATCAATTCACAAAGACCTCCACTCAATAAAACTGGTCTTGGTTTTATGGAAGATCAATCAGTAGAAGCTGCAAGTTCAAACACTGTGGATTGGTCCAAAGAAGTAGTTGAAGGCAAGATAAGAAGTTATATCAAGGGTCTCATGTATTCAACCAAGGACAATAATAAGGAGGATTTCAAGAAGAAGGGCGCAATTTCACCTTCAAGGGAAAACAAGGACAATTGGAGGAAGCATCTTCATCGAAGACAACCATATATGCCTAGGCTTTATTATTCTTTAATGGatattgtttctcatgttataaGTTTGGTCAGAAAGCAATAAATTGTGGGAGTCATACAAGGAATGTTCCTAGCTTCATTCAAAGGAATTATAATTCGTTTTCCCCTTTAATGAATTATGATATTACGTGTTACaagtgcaacaattttggtcatatagCCCGTTTTTGCAAAACTAGTTTTGTTGAACCTACAAGACAAAATAAGAAAGTTGTCTCTATCAAAAGAAAGGAGTTGTCAATAATGATGGAAAAAGAAGAAGCAagcaaagaaagaagagaaatactTTTTTGTGCAAACAACACTACATGCTCAAAGCAAAAAGGATAAGTGGTATGTTGATAGTGGATGTTCGAGACATATGACAGGTGACAAGAGCCAATCCATTTCTCTTGAACCAACAAATGAAGGAACAATTAGATTTGGTGATAattcaaagaaagaaataaaaggaaAAGTGACTCTTAGTTTGGATCATGGTacaccaaaaattgaaaaatgttcttTATGTTAAGGGGTTGAAACAAAATCTGCTAAGGGTAAGTCATCTTTGTGATCAAGGGAACATTGTGACATTTCTTCTTAAAGGATGTGAAATAAAAAAGGATGGAAAACTAATAATAGATGCTTATAGAATATCAAACAATATTTACATCCTTAAAAGAGATTGATAGTGAAAGTCGTTACATGGTTCAAgaggatgagagttggttgtgggaTAAGAGATTAGACCatttaaattttgacaatttggtcaagatAAGTCGTAAGGGAGCAGTGAGAGACATACCAAAGATTTCAAAAGCCACAAATATCATTTGCAAGAAATTCCAAGTAGGAAAGCAAACTAGAGTAAGTTTCAAATCAAAGGAGTATTCAACATCAAAACCATTAGAGCTCATCAATACATATTtttgtggtccaacaagaacaaaaaGCTTGCaaggagaaaggtatttcatgttattcATTGAGGGTttctctagaatgacttgggttgtcTTTTTAAAAGAAAAGTCTGAAACTCTTAATATGTTTAAAGCTTTCAAAGAATTAGTAGAGAATGGAATAGATTCTAAAATCAAGTGTCTTAGATCATATAGGGGAGGAAAATTCAATTCTAATGAATTTGAAGATTTATGTGAAAaccatgggataagaagacaattttcagcagcaagaactccacaacaaaatggagttgtagaaagaaaaaacaaaacggTTCAAGAAATGGCTAGAGCCATGTTAAATGAATCAAAGCTAGCTGATATCTTTTGGAAAGATGTAGTTCACACAACAGTTTACATCTTGAATCGTACACAAATCAAGTTAAATAATGACAAAACACCATAtaagttatggaaaggaagacctACAATAATCAAGCATTTCAGAATGTTTGGCAACGCATGCTACATAAGGAGAGATGAAGAAGACTTAGGCAAATTTTATGAAGGAATATTCCTTTGTTACTCTACAAGTAGTAAAgaatacaaatgctacaacaagaggctACACAAAATGGTTtagagtgtaaatgtgaaaattgatgaaggaAGACTTTATAAGGAATTCTATAAGTAGTGCATGAAATAGAAAATTGTAGCAAACatgaagaattagaggaggaaAATGAGCAAGTGGAGCCTAAGAAAGAAAATCCCAAAACTCCATTAAAAGAACCATCCAATACTGCATATAAGTTTGTTGTTCAACGGAAACATCCAAAAGACTTGGTCATTGGAGATTTAGCATAGAAGCTCAAACAAGTTGAAGACTTGCTAACTTAACAGATCATGCACACAACTTTAATGAAGCAAGTGAAGACAAGTTTTaagtaaaagctatggaagaggagttacaagaaattaaaaaatacaacacttgggaacttgtcccaagacctaaagacaaaaatgtaattggaaccaaatgggtctttcaaaacaagttgaatgaagacaGGGAAGCtacaagaaataaagaaagacttgtatgcaatGCAAGGTATATGCACAAGTCGAAGGAATTGAcgttgaagaaacatttgcacctaaaTGCTATCAGGATGTTCTTAGCATTTGCGAGTTTTGAGAACtttaaagtctaccaaatggatgtgaaattaGCCTTTTTAAATGGACACTTGGAGGAAGAAATATATATTGAACAACTCAAAGGATTTGTGTTGTCAGAAAATAAGGGTTAtgtttgcaaattaaagaaagccctttatgggctaaaacaagcaccaagggcatggtactcAAGATGGGACAAATACCTTCAAAAGTAAGGGTTCAAAAGAGGAGTTGTAGATAGCAACTTATACATCAAAGATTAAGGTAATACTTTATTGATTGTGG includes:
- the LOC131056628 gene encoding dihydroflavonol 4-reductase isoform X2, whose translation is MGKTLCVTGAAGYIGSWLVKCLLQSGHTVHATLRDPENAAKAGHLLSLPGAKERLRLFMADLSEDGSFDAAISGCEGVFHLAMPLLFHSQNPEEEIFEPAIRGTLNVLKACVKAKSVRRVVYTSSISTVSAIGEDGKRIQTVDETFWVSVDHVKAQKPNGWMYIVAKTLAEKEALKFAREHNIDMVTIIPVTVAGKFLTSTVPSSVRVLMSPVTEYYELAKAVELRLGCLALAHIEDICNAHMFLMDHQQQIAGERYICCAHSCSISNLRCLLSRHPDLKENSRENVQDQDGECLVQVSSKKLMDLGFQYKHGIEEIFNDSIQSWKTITSGIISN
- the LOC131056628 gene encoding dihydroflavonol 4-reductase isoform X1, with amino-acid sequence MGKTLCVTGAAGYIGSWLVKCLLQSGHTVHATLRDPENAAKAGHLLSLPGAKERLRLFMADLSEDGSFDAAISGCEGVFHLAMPLLFHSQNPEEEIFEPAIRGTLNVLKACVKAKSVRRVVYTSSISTVSAIGEDGKRIQTVDETFWVSVDHVKAQKPNGWMYIVAKTLAEKEALKFAREHNIDMVTIIPVTVAGKFLTSTVPSSVRVLMSPVTGDTEYYELAKAVELRLGCLALAHIEDICNAHMFLMDHQQQIAGERYICCAHSCSISNLRCLLSRHPDLKENSRENVQDQDGECLVQVSSKKLMDLGFQYKHGIEEIFNDSIQSWKTITSGIISN